In Aminobacterium sp. MB27-C1, a single genomic region encodes these proteins:
- a CDS encoding 2,3-butanediol dehydrogenase, protein MKAALWYARHDVRVEDIPEPVPARGMVKVRVKWCGICGSDLHEFLGGPIFIPVDKPHPLSGEKAPVVLGHEFSGEVVEVGEDVTSLKAGDRVVVEPMRVCRPDDPDMCPACREGKYNLCTRLGFHGLCGGGGGFAEYTTFYEEFVHKIPDTLPFDKAALVEPLAVALQSLKQGDFSIGQTALVLGAGPIGLATIESLKAAGARLVIVMQRKSIRQEYALRSGADVVLDPNEVDVPSEVKKLTDGYGVDVSFETTGSQSGFDKAIESVKPGGTAVITSIWEGAISFNPNAVVFQEKKVVGTIAYRHLFPAAITMLADGRIKGDGWITKKVALENIVEEGFGTLTGPEKKKQVKVLVTPDSSLL, encoded by the coding sequence ATGAAGGCAGCTCTTTGGTATGCGCGACATGATGTTCGTGTTGAAGATATTCCTGAACCAGTTCCTGCACGAGGAATGGTTAAGGTGCGTGTAAAATGGTGTGGAATTTGTGGCTCTGACCTTCATGAATTTCTTGGTGGTCCTATCTTTATTCCTGTCGATAAACCTCATCCTTTGAGTGGAGAAAAAGCTCCTGTTGTCTTAGGCCACGAGTTTTCTGGTGAAGTTGTGGAAGTAGGTGAGGACGTTACCTCTCTAAAAGCAGGTGACAGAGTTGTCGTTGAACCTATGCGAGTTTGTCGTCCTGACGATCCTGATATGTGTCCTGCCTGCAGAGAAGGGAAATATAATCTCTGCACTCGATTGGGGTTTCATGGACTTTGCGGTGGTGGCGGCGGATTTGCGGAATATACGACATTTTATGAAGAGTTCGTTCATAAAATTCCTGATACACTCCCATTTGATAAAGCTGCTCTTGTAGAACCTCTTGCTGTTGCTTTGCAGTCTCTTAAGCAGGGAGATTTCTCAATTGGACAAACTGCTTTAGTTCTTGGAGCTGGCCCGATCGGACTTGCTACTATTGAGTCTTTAAAAGCGGCAGGTGCTCGTTTAGTTATCGTTATGCAGAGAAAGTCTATCCGTCAGGAATATGCATTGCGATCTGGGGCAGATGTTGTTCTTGATCCCAACGAAGTTGATGTCCCTTCAGAAGTGAAAAAATTGACGGATGGGTATGGTGTTGATGTAAGCTTTGAAACGACAGGTTCTCAGAGTGGTTTTGATAAAGCTATCGAAAGCGTTAAACCAGGTGGAACAGCTGTTATTACAAGCATTTGGGAAGGAGCTATTTCTTTTAATCCCAATGCTGTTGTTTTCCAAGAAAAGAAAGTCGTGGGAACTATTGCATATCGCCATCTTTTCCCTGCGGCTATAACTATGTTGGCTGATGGTCGTATCAAGGGGGATGGCTGGATAACGAAAAAAGTAGCTCTCGAAAATATCGTAGAAGAAGGTTTTGGAACTCTTACTGGTCCTGAAAAGAAAAAACAAGTAAAAGTTCTTGTTACTCCTGATTCTAGCCTCTTATAA
- a CDS encoding CGGC domain-containing protein, translated as MKDVVRVGIIICNRYGTCAGGKCLKALRNREGGFARYKDKEVELVGYTTCNGCPGGNVEYAPAEMKKNGAEVIHLATGMIVGYPPCPRIDYFRRYIKEAFGLEVVVGTHPIPEKYYTVHSALGTWNSPMWQELISDVIGDEKIRLAYN; from the coding sequence ATGAAAGATGTTGTACGTGTCGGTATTATTATTTGTAACAGATACGGAACCTGTGCAGGAGGAAAATGTTTGAAAGCACTCCGTAACAGAGAAGGTGGTTTTGCTCGTTACAAAGACAAAGAGGTGGAACTTGTAGGGTATACGACGTGTAATGGTTGTCCTGGTGGAAATGTCGAATATGCCCCTGCCGAAATGAAAAAAAATGGTGCCGAAGTTATACATCTGGCGACTGGGATGATCGTAGGTTACCCTCCATGTCCTCGAATTGATTATTTTAGAAGGTATATAAAAGAGGCTTTCGGTCTTGAGGTTGTAGTAGGAACCCACCCCATTCCTGAAAAGTACTATACTGTTCATTCCGCTCTTGGTACATGGAATTCCCCAATGTGGCAAGAGCTGATCTCTGACGTTATTGGCGATGAAAAAATACGTTTGGCTTATAATTAA
- a CDS encoding Fur family transcriptional regulator, which translates to MKQNDDMRREEFFEILKKAGFRLTNQRQTIIDVLIEGEAEHGNIQLIWEKAHEKDPSIGIATVYRTVGLLSDMGLLYRFSLDEGFERFELPSSSIHFHLYCRCCGKVLHLKEEEEKEKIIREWLEEAGFEPIPQSLEMAGICSDCATKVKEHKKTKDLPCTVLGKGWRRGHCGRRKGCFRHDDDM; encoded by the coding sequence ATGAAACAAAATGATGATATGAGACGAGAAGAGTTTTTTGAAATTCTTAAAAAGGCTGGATTTCGATTAACAAATCAGAGACAGACAATTATAGATGTGCTTATTGAAGGAGAAGCAGAACATGGCAATATACAGCTTATTTGGGAAAAAGCACATGAAAAAGATCCGTCTATAGGTATTGCTACAGTGTATAGAACTGTAGGTCTTCTTTCTGATATGGGGCTTCTTTACCGTTTTTCCCTCGACGAAGGGTTTGAGCGTTTCGAGTTACCCTCATCATCAATTCATTTTCACTTATATTGTCGTTGTTGCGGTAAAGTTTTGCATCTGAAAGAGGAAGAGGAAAAAGAGAAAATTATTAGGGAATGGCTAGAAGAAGCTGGTTTCGAACCAATTCCACAAAGTCTTGAAATGGCTGGCATATGCAGTGATTGTGCAACGAAAGTCAAAGAACATAAAAAAACGAAAGACCTTCCATGTACTGTTTTGGGGAAAGGATGGAGAAGAGGACATTGCGGTCGTCGAAAGGGATGTTTTCGTCACGATGATGACATGTAA
- a CDS encoding DUF5320 domain-containing protein, producing the protein MPGYDRTGPRGMGPMTGGGRGLCRLGYARRRFPRWGRCFFGFGRGMGRGWGIYEAPEEWYSTPSTDEERSMLKEELSMLENEMEHIRKRIAELEENK; encoded by the coding sequence ATGCCTGGTTATGATAGAACAGGACCGCGCGGAATGGGGCCAATGACAGGTGGCGGAAGAGGTTTATGTCGCTTGGGATATGCGCGTAGAAGATTCCCACGATGGGGTCGTTGCTTCTTCGGTTTCGGCCGTGGCATGGGAAGAGGTTGGGGCATCTATGAGGCTCCGGAAGAATGGTATTCTACACCTTCAACTGATGAAGAACGAAGTATGCTCAAAGAAGAGTTATCTATGCTTGAAAATGAAATGGAACATATTCGTAAACGCATAGCAGAACTTGAAGAAAATAAATAA
- a CDS encoding NifB/NifX family molybdenum-iron cluster-binding protein: protein MKIAIAKNGDVVSEHFGHAKEFLVVNVENQKEISREIAIPPEGEHIPGAMPRWIASLGANLLITGGIGQRASQMLRDGGVDVACVQPLSVEKILGEFLDNSLEIVGDQCSHDHSSH, encoded by the coding sequence ATGAAAATCGCAATCGCTAAAAATGGAGACGTTGTATCAGAACATTTTGGACACGCAAAAGAGTTTCTCGTTGTTAACGTAGAAAATCAAAAGGAAATATCACGGGAAATTGCTATACCTCCAGAAGGAGAACATATACCTGGAGCCATGCCTCGTTGGATTGCATCTTTAGGTGCCAACCTTCTCATCACCGGTGGTATTGGACAAAGGGCATCTCAAATGTTGAGAGATGGAGGAGTAGATGTAGCTTGCGTTCAACCCCTCTCTGTAGAAAAGATACTCGGCGAATTTCTTGATAATTCCCTTGAGATTGTTGGCGACCAATGTAGTCACGATCATTCTTCTCATTAG
- a CDS encoding ATP-binding protein encodes MFRLTIVSGKGGTGKTCVASSLASALQEGTIIDLDVDEPDLGLVLNIQNPEKESIYKVIPKIDIQRCIGCGICADNCAFGALNQFGNKPPLVNEKLCHGCGVCEYVCPQKAIKDFQTQIGDLNIKHTKNWWFIEGRLTIGEPNPVPVIHAALEKANSLPFPQIVDGPPGTACPMVAAVEQSHFVVLVTEPTPFGLSDLALAAETVQELRIPAAVVINRSDLGNKEETEAFCKKINIPILACLPFSKKVAHAYAEGIAPFCVDQRWQEATYTILGHVKEVLS; translated from the coding sequence ATGTTTCGATTAACTATAGTTAGCGGCAAGGGAGGAACAGGCAAAACATGTGTTGCCTCCTCTCTTGCTTCTGCTCTTCAAGAAGGAACAATTATTGATCTCGACGTCGATGAACCAGATCTTGGCTTGGTTTTAAACATTCAAAATCCAGAAAAAGAATCTATTTACAAGGTTATTCCTAAGATAGATATTCAACGATGTATCGGATGCGGCATATGTGCTGATAATTGTGCTTTTGGAGCTCTTAATCAATTTGGCAATAAGCCTCCCCTAGTTAACGAAAAACTGTGCCATGGATGTGGCGTATGCGAATATGTATGTCCTCAAAAAGCTATTAAAGACTTCCAAACACAAATAGGGGATTTAAATATTAAACATACAAAAAATTGGTGGTTTATCGAAGGAAGATTAACTATAGGAGAACCTAATCCAGTTCCCGTTATCCATGCTGCTCTTGAAAAGGCAAATTCTTTACCCTTTCCGCAAATTGTAGACGGACCTCCGGGAACAGCATGCCCAATGGTTGCAGCTGTCGAACAATCACATTTCGTTGTTTTAGTTACAGAACCGACGCCTTTCGGCCTTTCTGACCTTGCTTTAGCGGCAGAAACGGTTCAAGAGCTTCGGATTCCTGCAGCTGTTGTTATTAACCGATCTGATCTCGGTAATAAAGAAGAGACAGAAGCATTTTGCAAGAAGATAAATATACCGATACTTGCTTGTTTGCCATTTTCAAAAAAAGTTGCACATGCTTATGCCGAGGGAATAGCTCCCTTTTGTGTAGATCAAAGATGGCAAGAAGCAACATATACTATTCTCGGCCATGTTAAAGAGGTGCTCTCATGA
- a CDS encoding ATP-binding protein, giving the protein MIPKEIVVVSGKGGTGKTSVVSALCALFSKKALFCDVDVDAPNLQLLLHPNDGQSFSFSGRKVPEIDSNLCNLCGACVNFCRFDAIKKEINGITSLLWKCEGCGGCALVCPKNAITMNSYEQGQYWRGETSLGPLWHARLHAGEENSGMLVAKLRREVRQEAIKNNYPLIIVDGPPGISCPAISALTGATLAVAVTEPSLSGLHDLLRLGDLCSSLEVPLAVILNKADLSEIRNAEIQDQIKNKNWQFLGSIPFRPSVVEAISSEEIPLDSLHPEIETIYTNLLQIINNIKM; this is encoded by the coding sequence ATGATTCCCAAAGAAATCGTTGTTGTCAGTGGCAAAGGAGGCACAGGTAAAACATCAGTTGTGTCAGCATTATGTGCTCTCTTCAGCAAGAAAGCCCTCTTTTGTGATGTAGATGTAGATGCACCTAACCTCCAGCTTTTACTTCATCCTAACGATGGACAATCCTTTTCATTTAGCGGCAGAAAAGTACCTGAAATAGATTCTAACCTTTGCAATTTGTGCGGAGCATGTGTCAATTTCTGTCGTTTTGATGCTATCAAGAAAGAAATCAATGGCATCACTTCATTGTTATGGAAATGTGAGGGATGTGGTGGTTGCGCTCTTGTATGCCCTAAAAATGCTATTACTATGAATTCATATGAACAGGGCCAATATTGGCGGGGAGAAACATCTTTGGGGCCCCTCTGGCATGCTCGTCTTCATGCTGGAGAAGAAAATTCTGGAATGCTTGTTGCCAAGCTTCGCCGAGAAGTTCGTCAGGAAGCAATCAAAAATAATTACCCTCTTATTATTGTTGACGGACCTCCTGGAATATCTTGCCCGGCAATTTCGGCGCTAACAGGGGCAACATTGGCTGTAGCTGTTACAGAGCCTTCTCTATCAGGTCTTCATGATCTTCTTCGTCTTGGTGATTTGTGTTCCTCTTTGGAAGTTCCCTTAGCTGTTATTCTCAATAAAGCAGATCTTTCAGAAATAAGAAATGCAGAAATACAAGACCAGATCAAAAACAAAAATTGGCAATTTCTGGGTTCTATTCCTTTCAGGCCTAGTGTTGTAGAAGCGATATCGAGTGAAGAAATTCCTTTAGACTCTTTGCATCCGGAAATAGAAACTATTTATACAAACTTGCTTCAAATAATCAATAACATAAAAATGTGA
- a CDS encoding NifB/NifX family molybdenum-iron cluster-binding protein, translating into MRIAAAVNEPNIKSLIAERFARAPYFVILNDNGQIIETIENSLSEQGHGAGGAAVRLLSKYNIDAVIVPRLGPNAEDALAQAGIKYFKAEGLTLEEALNNIKKTL; encoded by the coding sequence ATGCGTATTGCTGCAGCTGTTAATGAACCAAATATAAAAAGCCTTATAGCTGAACGTTTTGCCCGGGCTCCTTATTTTGTAATTCTTAATGATAATGGACAAATTATCGAAACTATTGAAAACTCTCTATCGGAACAAGGGCATGGAGCTGGGGGAGCCGCTGTTCGTCTGCTTTCAAAATATAATATTGATGCCGTTATTGTTCCTCGTTTAGGACCAAATGCTGAAGATGCTTTAGCACAAGCTGGCATTAAATATTTCAAAGCAGAGGGACTTACACTCGAAGAAGCTCTTAACAACATTAAAAAAACTCTATAG
- a CDS encoding Mrp/NBP35 family ATP-binding protein, with the protein MAKPATEFVSKNVKYVIAVGSGKGGVGKSSVSCLLAIALAKKGYSVGILDADITGPSIPKLMGVHDAPYGTPEGLIPPASPIFNIKVISINLLLDEPTKPVVWRGPIISNVIKQFWKDVAWENTDFVIVDLPPGTADAPLTVMQTIHLDGFVVVTSPQDLAVMVVEKALNMTQMMDVPLLGAIENMCSFTCPYCGKVMEIFGPSHIDEIKEKFAIPVLMRLPIDPKLGQLADKSEIESYKNDEMFKKLAESLLEQLNITKR; encoded by the coding sequence ATGGCAAAACCTGCTACAGAATTTGTGTCCAAAAATGTTAAATATGTTATTGCTGTAGGGAGTGGAAAAGGGGGGGTTGGTAAAAGTTCCGTCTCGTGCCTTCTTGCCATAGCTCTTGCCAAAAAAGGTTATTCTGTAGGTATTTTAGACGCAGATATTACAGGCCCTTCAATACCTAAACTTATGGGAGTTCATGACGCTCCTTATGGAACTCCAGAAGGGCTTATTCCGCCAGCTTCTCCTATTTTTAACATTAAGGTTATTTCTATTAACCTGCTTCTTGACGAGCCGACAAAACCTGTTGTTTGGCGAGGACCGATAATAAGTAACGTAATAAAACAGTTTTGGAAAGATGTTGCTTGGGAAAATACTGATTTTGTTATCGTCGACCTACCTCCAGGAACAGCTGACGCTCCTCTTACTGTAATGCAAACAATCCATCTTGATGGATTCGTCGTTGTAACTTCACCTCAAGATCTTGCTGTTATGGTTGTTGAAAAAGCCCTTAATATGACTCAAATGATGGATGTTCCGCTCTTAGGCGCTATTGAAAATATGTGCTCTTTTACATGCCCTTATTGTGGCAAGGTTATGGAAATTTTTGGACCTAGCCATATTGATGAAATCAAAGAAAAATTTGCTATCCCTGTATTAATGCGCCTCCCAATTGATCCTAAATTAGGTCAACTTGCAGATAAAAGCGAGATTGAAAGTTACAAAAATGATGAGATGTTTAAAAAACTTGCAGAAAGTCTACTCGAACAATTAAATATTACAAAAAGATAA
- a CDS encoding aspartate aminotransferase family protein produces MLCPVYHPYNLTVQSALGIEISTNEGVFLDTFAGIGVLPLGHSHPDVVHAITEKVKRFSHLSNYFLDPDAVKVAELLCKMAETEDGHVYFSNSGAEASEAAIKAIIKNRKGSLVSFMGNFHGRTCGSLSVTWNPVIREPFEPLLPNVAFLPKDANAFREYAASHDIAGVFLECVQGNSGVLPLPDALIEAVSDLRDSKDYLIVADEIQAGFGRTGQFFSFQNWDIEPDIITCGKGIGGGLPLGAAIFCDWSPFAEGDHGSTFAPNPVSLAAGKVILNALTESFLAEVREKGAYFKEQLQRLSWAMDIRQLGLMIGVSTEGDAQEIRQKAYERKVLLNVAGGSVRLLPALNITHEEIDEIIRRLTF; encoded by the coding sequence ATGCTTTGTCCTGTCTATCATCCCTATAATCTTACGGTTCAATCTGCCCTAGGCATTGAAATTAGTACAAATGAAGGGGTTTTCCTCGATACCTTTGCCGGAATAGGCGTGTTACCTCTGGGGCATAGTCATCCAGACGTTGTTCACGCAATAACGGAGAAAGTAAAACGTTTTTCTCATCTGTCAAATTATTTTCTTGATCCTGATGCGGTGAAAGTTGCAGAGCTCCTTTGCAAAATGGCGGAAACAGAAGACGGGCATGTCTATTTTTCAAATTCAGGAGCTGAAGCATCTGAAGCGGCAATTAAAGCGATTATTAAGAACAGGAAGGGATCTTTAGTTTCTTTTATGGGAAATTTCCATGGACGTACTTGTGGTTCTCTTTCGGTTACATGGAATCCTGTCATTCGTGAACCCTTTGAGCCATTATTGCCTAACGTTGCTTTTCTTCCTAAAGATGCCAACGCTTTTAGAGAATACGCAGCTTCTCATGATATAGCCGGTGTCTTTCTTGAATGCGTTCAAGGAAATTCCGGTGTATTGCCTCTTCCCGATGCTCTTATTGAGGCTGTTTCAGATTTGCGAGATAGCAAAGATTATCTTATTGTAGCCGATGAAATACAGGCTGGATTTGGACGAACCGGACAATTCTTTTCATTTCAGAATTGGGACATAGAACCTGATATTATTACGTGTGGGAAAGGTATTGGCGGTGGTTTACCACTGGGTGCTGCCATCTTTTGTGACTGGTCCCCTTTTGCTGAGGGTGATCACGGATCTACATTTGCTCCCAATCCTGTTTCTTTAGCAGCTGGAAAAGTTATATTGAACGCTCTGACAGAATCCTTTTTAGCTGAAGTGAGGGAAAAGGGTGCCTATTTTAAAGAGCAATTACAACGTCTCTCATGGGCTATGGATATTCGTCAGCTTGGCTTGATGATTGGTGTCTCCACTGAAGGAGATGCTCAGGAAATTCGCCAAAAAGCCTATGAGCGTAAAGTCTTGCTCAATGTAGCAGGAGGCAGCGTTCGTCTTTTGCCAGCTTTAAATATTACACATGAAGAGATCGACGAAATTATAAGACGTCTTACCTTTTAA
- a CDS encoding aspartate kinase: MIVQKYGGSSVATPEKIRAIAEKIKKRVEEGEKLVVVVSAMGKTTNNLIELASQVSSDPLPRELDMLLATGEQTSAALLSMSLNDLGVPAVSYNAFQLGMITTGAFCNARIVDIDMKKLEREFQRRHVIVVTGFQGITPEGEITTLGRGGSDTSAVAIAAKASARCEIYSDVAGIYTCDPKVCPNAKKLQYVTYDEVLELSSMGAKVLHSRAVEIAKKYNVELYCASTFSDERGTLVVSTLPEWLEQPVVTGVTSDKNQRKVTISPMPGGIEAMSALFTALADEGVNVDMISTVNDSGHSYLTFTVVEGKSAVVQRTVEKVLSPYENWRLSEEDDVAKISAVGVGMESSPGVAARFFSALCREKIRMYGTSTSEIKISTLVARTEADRAVQALVHEFGLTESL, encoded by the coding sequence GTGATCGTACAGAAATATGGTGGGTCGTCAGTTGCAACACCAGAGAAGATTCGAGCTATAGCAGAAAAAATAAAGAAACGCGTAGAGGAAGGCGAAAAACTCGTTGTTGTTGTTTCAGCTATGGGAAAGACAACGAATAATCTTATTGAACTTGCAAGCCAGGTTTCATCAGATCCTTTGCCGCGTGAGCTTGATATGTTATTGGCTACTGGTGAACAGACGTCTGCGGCTCTTCTTTCCATGTCGCTTAATGACCTTGGTGTTCCAGCTGTATCGTATAATGCCTTCCAGCTCGGTATGATCACCACGGGAGCATTCTGCAACGCCCGTATTGTAGATATAGACATGAAGAAATTGGAGCGAGAATTTCAGCGGCGTCATGTTATCGTTGTTACAGGATTTCAAGGAATTACTCCAGAGGGAGAAATCACGACTTTAGGCCGTGGCGGGTCAGATACATCAGCAGTTGCCATTGCGGCAAAAGCCAGTGCCCGATGTGAGATATACAGTGATGTTGCTGGAATTTATACATGTGATCCCAAGGTATGTCCTAACGCTAAGAAACTTCAGTATGTTACATATGATGAAGTGTTAGAACTATCATCAATGGGAGCTAAAGTTCTTCATTCAAGGGCTGTGGAAATAGCGAAGAAATATAACGTTGAACTTTATTGTGCCTCTACATTTTCAGATGAAAGGGGGACTCTTGTGGTGAGTACATTACCTGAATGGCTGGAACAGCCTGTCGTTACAGGTGTTACTTCTGATAAAAACCAGAGAAAAGTGACAATTAGTCCTATGCCCGGAGGCATTGAAGCGATGAGCGCACTGTTCACAGCTCTTGCTGACGAAGGTGTAAATGTGGATATGATATCCACAGTAAACGATAGTGGCCATTCTTATCTGACTTTTACTGTTGTTGAAGGAAAGAGTGCCGTTGTACAACGTACAGTTGAGAAGGTACTTTCTCCATATGAAAACTGGCGTCTCTCAGAAGAGGATGACGTTGCGAAAATATCTGCTGTTGGTGTTGGTATGGAATCGTCACCTGGTGTTGCAGCTAGATTCTTTTCAGCTCTTTGCAGAGAAAAAATTCGTATGTATGGAACGAGTACCTCAGAGATAAAAATATCGACTCTTGTAGCACGGACGGAAGCGGATCGGGCTGTTCAGGCATTGGTACATGAATTTGGCTTAACGGAGAGCTTATAA
- the dapD gene encoding 2,3,4,5-tetrahydropyridine-2,6-dicarboxylate N-acetyltransferase — translation MRTEEIIKLIKESKKRTPAKAYISGNFEGCAWGGLTFIGGDHFGMLVGDHKDIESALSANAARIHAVHIEVQARNSALPLADLTKYEARIEPGSIIREMVEIGKGAVVMMGAVINIGAVIGSGTMIDMNVVIGGRAMIGSHCHIGAGAVVAGVIEPPSATPVIIEDNVLVGANAVILEGVHVGKGAVVAAGAIVTKDVPEGAVVAGSPARIIKMVDAQTADKTQIVQDLRNL, via the coding sequence ATGCGCACCGAAGAGATCATAAAACTGATAAAAGAGTCAAAAAAACGAACCCCTGCCAAGGCCTATATTTCTGGGAATTTCGAAGGATGCGCTTGGGGAGGGCTCACTTTTATAGGCGGCGATCATTTCGGTATGCTCGTTGGTGACCATAAAGATATAGAATCTGCACTTTCAGCCAATGCAGCTCGTATTCATGCAGTTCATATAGAGGTTCAAGCGCGGAACTCCGCCCTTCCTCTTGCCGATCTGACAAAATATGAGGCTCGTATAGAGCCAGGATCCATCATTCGTGAAATGGTGGAAATTGGCAAAGGGGCTGTTGTCATGATGGGGGCTGTTATTAATATTGGTGCCGTTATTGGTTCAGGAACAATGATCGATATGAATGTAGTTATTGGTGGAAGGGCAATGATTGGCTCTCACTGTCATATTGGTGCAGGCGCAGTTGTAGCTGGAGTTATTGAGCCACCAAGTGCAACGCCGGTAATTATTGAAGATAATGTTTTAGTGGGAGCAAATGCCGTTATCCTTGAAGGGGTTCATGTCGGTAAAGGAGCGGTTGTTGCTGCTGGTGCCATTGTAACTAAAGATGTTCCCGAGGGAGCTGTTGTTGCTGGTTCTCCTGCCCGTATTATAAAAATGGTTGATGCCCAAACAGCAGATAAAACTCAGATCGTTCAAGACCTGAGGAACCTCTGA
- a CDS encoding 4-hydroxy-tetrahydrodipicolinate reductase: MRYGLVGASGRMGQEIQKAFAGHMLSLTVDINGEKYTDKPQVIVDFSSRLALPRTIELCHQHSAGLVIGTTAITADDITLLQELGEEVPVVQSFNFSVGINMLKVILRQFAPYLADWDIEISETHHNKKKDAPSGTALLLKEATGRNCETHSLRMGGVPGDHSVFFANEGEILEFTHRALSRSVFALGALRAAEFVLSAEPGFYSFEEVVTCAPKRS; this comes from the coding sequence ATGCGTTATGGACTCGTAGGAGCCTCTGGTCGTATGGGACAGGAAATACAGAAAGCCTTTGCTGGCCACATGCTCTCCCTTACAGTTGATATAAACGGTGAAAAATATACGGATAAACCTCAGGTTATTGTCGATTTTTCAAGTCGTCTTGCTTTACCTCGTACAATTGAATTATGCCATCAGCATAGCGCGGGATTAGTCATTGGCACTACCGCTATTACAGCTGACGACATTACTCTTCTTCAAGAGTTGGGAGAAGAGGTACCTGTTGTACAAAGCTTTAATTTTTCCGTAGGCATTAATATGCTCAAGGTTATATTGCGCCAATTTGCTCCTTATCTTGCTGATTGGGATATTGAAATTTCAGAGACTCACCATAACAAAAAGAAGGATGCACCTTCGGGTACCGCTCTTTTGTTAAAGGAGGCGACAGGTCGAAACTGCGAAACTCATTCTCTTCGAATGGGAGGCGTACCTGGCGATCATAGCGTTTTTTTTGCTAATGAAGGTGAAATTCTCGAATTTACACATCGTGCCCTCTCGCGCTCTGTTTTTGCTTTGGGAGCGTTACGGGCTGCGGAGTTTGTTCTCAGCGCAGAGCCGGGATTCTATTCTTTTGAGGAGGTCGTAACATGCGCACCGAAGAGATCATAA
- the dapA gene encoding 4-hydroxy-tetrahydrodipicolinate synthase, which produces MFSGTGTAVVTPFKNGKVDYESFGKFLDFQINGGVDFLVVLGTTGEAPAVSMTEREEIIRFAVETAQGRVPVVIGTGSNSTEVAIELSNQALSLGADGVLVVTPYYNKPPQEGLYQHFSTIASRINGGRLIIYNVPGRTGINILPDTVLRLAEIKNIVGIKEASGDEAQVDYLIRKMQKKRPDFLILSGNDDQAFHLVNAGGDGVISVLSNVAPREMSTMIRFALDGNIEKARELHLRLFPLMKGLFCETNPIPVKYAVSSLEYCENELRLPLVPASQKAMTVVDEAMKESGIH; this is translated from the coding sequence ATGTTTAGTGGAACAGGAACAGCAGTGGTTACCCCCTTCAAAAACGGGAAAGTTGATTATGAGAGTTTCGGAAAGTTTTTGGATTTTCAGATTAACGGTGGCGTAGACTTTCTTGTTGTTCTCGGAACAACTGGAGAAGCTCCGGCTGTATCCATGACTGAGAGGGAAGAAATTATACGTTTTGCAGTTGAAACCGCTCAAGGTCGCGTTCCAGTTGTCATAGGAACGGGTTCGAATTCTACAGAAGTGGCTATTGAGCTTTCCAACCAGGCCCTTTCTCTGGGAGCGGATGGAGTTCTCGTCGTCACTCCATATTATAATAAACCTCCTCAAGAAGGTTTGTATCAGCACTTTAGTACAATAGCTTCCCGTATTAACGGTGGACGATTGATAATTTACAACGTTCCCGGACGTACGGGTATCAATATTTTGCCAGATACAGTGCTTCGTTTAGCCGAAATTAAAAATATAGTTGGTATAAAAGAAGCCTCTGGTGACGAAGCTCAAGTGGATTATCTTATTCGGAAAATGCAAAAAAAGCGCCCTGACTTTTTAATCCTTTCCGGCAATGATGATCAGGCTTTTCACCTTGTCAATGCAGGTGGAGATGGCGTAATCTCTGTACTTTCCAATGTGGCACCTCGTGAAATGTCAACAATGATTCGTTTTGCTCTTGATGGGAATATTGAAAAGGCTAGAGAGCTTCATTTGCGATTATTCCCGCTCATGAAGGGACTTTTCTGTGAGACTAATCCTATTCCCGTAAAGTATGCTGTGAGCAGCTTGGAATATTGCGAAAATGAACTTCGTCTTCCTCTGGTTCCTGCATCACAAAAAGCAATGACTGTTGTTGATGAGGCCATGAAAGAGAGTGGAATTCACTAA